The following are from one region of the Halarcobacter sp. genome:
- a CDS encoding FAD-dependent protein, producing MENIKLNSYYDVIIVGSGPSALGAAFKLAENSNKSILLIEKKKISSGGLRNDCKQNYTYPVGFPLEHWEKDEAQKLLIEVANHLKPKMETRLNIEKYIQRAQKLDVNILAIDQAHVGTDKSSALINGLIEQLRDLNVTVALETEVKELVSDKKELILSDNFKIEFKDIILGPGRADYDWMQEQMDKLGVTYNDNIVDIGIRVETREENYPIVKEYYDPKILFPNKVRTFCTNSGCAHIVREKYKGYYSVNGHSMSRDKKPNNLVNFAMLKTIRLTEPVVSGQQFGKILGEMVMQLSGGSVIMQRVGDFRLGQRSKKETFNDDLYDFKPTLSNAVAGDLSLSMPAKILRDIWSALKKLDSIVPGVLHPSTILYYPEIKTYSNKPNFLNKNFMVKDGYYIIGDGAGTSRGITAAWASGIKAANGVLNKTYLY from the coding sequence ATGGAAAATATTAAACTAAACTCATACTACGATGTAATTATTGTAGGCTCAGGTCCGTCAGCTCTAGGTGCAGCTTTTAAACTTGCAGAAAATTCTAATAAAAGTATTTTACTTATAGAAAAGAAAAAGATTAGTTCTGGTGGTTTAAGAAATGATTGTAAACAAAACTATACCTATCCAGTGGGATTTCCTTTAGAACATTGGGAAAAAGATGAAGCTCAAAAACTATTAATAGAAGTTGCAAACCATTTAAAACCAAAAATGGAAACAAGACTAAACATTGAGAAATATATTCAAAGAGCACAAAAACTAGATGTAAATATATTAGCAATTGATCAGGCACATGTTGGTACCGACAAATCATCAGCATTAATAAATGGTTTAATTGAGCAATTAAGAGATTTAAATGTAACAGTAGCACTTGAAACAGAAGTAAAAGAGTTAGTTTCAGATAAAAAAGAATTAATACTAAGTGACAATTTTAAAATAGAATTTAAAGATATAATTCTAGGTCCTGGGCGTGCAGATTATGACTGGATGCAAGAACAAATGGATAAGTTAGGTGTAACTTATAATGATAATATTGTAGATATAGGGATAAGAGTTGAAACAAGAGAAGAAAACTATCCTATTGTAAAAGAGTATTATGACCCTAAAATTCTTTTTCCAAATAAAGTAAGAACCTTTTGTACAAACTCAGGTTGTGCTCATATAGTAAGAGAAAAGTATAAGGGGTATTATTCAGTAAATGGACACTCAATGTCTAGGGATAAAAAACCTAATAATCTTGTAAATTTTGCTATGTTAAAAACTATTAGATTAACAGAACCTGTTGTAAGTGGTCAACAGTTTGGAAAAATCTTAGGTGAAATGGTTATGCAATTAAGTGGTGGTTCTGTTATTATGCAAAGGGTTGGTGACTTTAGATTAGGACAAAGAAGTAAAAAAGAAACCTTCAATGATGATTTATATGATTTTAAACCAACCTTATCCAATGCAGTTGCAGGTGATTTAAGTTTAAGCATGCCAGCAAAAATTTTAAGAGATATTTGGAGTGCATTAAAAAAACTTGATTCTATTGTTCCTGGTGTTTTACACCCATCAACAATACTTTATTATCCAGAAATTAAAACATATTCCAATAAACCAAATTTTCTAAATAAAAATTTTATGGTTAAAGATGGTTATTATATTATTGGAGATGGAGCTG
- a CDS encoding type II CAAX prenyl endopeptidase Rce1 family protein yields the protein MITIPYFKFFEFLLIFICLPLLFVYKILSPFFIIPTLWILTFYILYITSIGNSKVIFDKIKKSDLHYVLKRFFYFACFLLIFTYLFYEDRLFNFILEKPKVFIFVLFLYPILSVIPQELIFRRFFLFRYELIFRKEALIVLNALVFAFIHIIFQNYIAVLFSLVGGYLFMKTYIESKSFTLVCIEHSLYGNFIFAVGLGEFFYHGNIT from the coding sequence ATGATTACTATCCCATATTTTAAATTTTTTGAATTTTTATTAATATTTATTTGTTTACCACTATTATTTGTTTATAAAATATTATCACCATTTTTTATAATACCAACACTGTGGATTTTAACATTTTATATACTATATATTACAAGTATTGGTAATAGCAAAGTTATATTTGACAAAATAAAAAAATCAGATTTGCATTATGTATTAAAAAGATTTTTTTATTTTGCATGTTTCTTATTGATTTTTACATACTTATTTTATGAAGATAGATTATTTAATTTTATTTTAGAAAAACCAAAAGTATTTATATTTGTTTTGTTTTTGTATCCTATATTATCAGTAATACCTCAAGAGTTAATTTTCAGAAGATTTTTTCTTTTCAGATATGAGTTAATTTTTAGAAAAGAGGCTTTAATTGTATTAAATGCATTGGTTTTTGCATTTATACATATTATCTTTCAAAATTATATTGCAGTATTGTTTAGTTTAGTTGGTGGCTATTTATTTATGAAAACATACATAGAAAGTAAATCATTTACTCTCGTATGTATTGAACACAGTTTATATGGAAATTTTATTTTTGCAGTTGGTTTAGGGGAGTTCTTTTATCATGGAAATATAACTTAA
- the rpsJ gene encoding 30S ribosomal protein S10: MEKIRLKLKAYDHRVLDRSVASIVEAVKRTGAELRGPIPLPTKIRKYTVLKGPHVNKDAREQFEIRVHTRMIDIIAATPDTVDSLMKLDLAPEVDVEVRSMGQE; this comes from the coding sequence ATGGAAAAAATTAGATTAAAGCTTAAAGCTTACGATCATAGAGTTTTAGACAGAAGTGTTGCTTCAATTGTTGAAGCTGTTAAAAGAACTGGTGCTGAGTTGAGAGGTCCAATACCTTTACCAACAAAGATCAGAAAATATACAGTTCTTAAAGGTCCACACGTAAACAAAGACGCTAGAGAGCAATTTGAAATCAGAGTGCACACAAGAATGATTGATATCATTGCTGCAACTCCTGATACTGTTGATTCATTAATGAAACTTGACTTAGCTCCTGAAGTTGATGTTGAAGTTAGATCAATGGGTCAAGAATAA
- the rplC gene encoding 50S ribosomal protein L3, with protein sequence MEFIVEKIGMSRTITVPATPVTLLKVLDTKVCDVAEGVALVSYASGKKFNKAIEGQQKKYGLSKEFNRFATMNVANAEAGDLDVSGLSEAKVLKTTFKTKGRGFQGGVKRWNFAGGRASHGHRMGRRTGSIGNCEWPGRVMPGKKMPGQYGNTNVTVKNEVVSFDAETGILVVKGSVSGSNGRLGRVRIAK encoded by the coding sequence ATGGAATTTATCGTAGAAAAAATCGGTATGAGTAGAACTATTACAGTTCCTGCAACGCCAGTTACACTTTTAAAAGTTCTTGATACAAAAGTATGTGATGTAGCTGAGGGTGTAGCACTTGTTTCGTATGCTTCAGGGAAGAAATTCAATAAAGCAATCGAAGGTCAACAAAAAAAATATGGTTTAAGCAAAGAGTTTAACAGATTTGCAACAATGAATGTAGCAAATGCTGAAGCTGGTGATTTAGATGTATCTGGATTATCTGAAGCTAAAGTTTTAAAAACAACTTTTAAAACAAAAGGTAGAGGATTTCAAGGTGGAGTTAAAAGATGGAACTTCGCTGGTGGTAGAGCATCACACGGACACAGAATGGGTAGAAGAACAGGTTCTATCGGTAACTGTGAGTGGCCAGGTAGAGTTATGCCAGGTAAAAAAATGCCAGGACAATACGGAAATACAAATGTTACTGTTAAAAATGAAGTAGTTTCTTTTGACGCAGAAACAGGTATATTAGTTGTAAAAGGTTCAGTTTCTGGATCAAATGGTAGATTAGGAAGAGTAAGGATTGCTAAATGA
- the rplD gene encoding 50S ribosomal protein L4 produces the protein MSNAVEVKANELPESFKEINSHNLYLYVKSYLAAQRANTARVKNRSEVSGGGKKPKAQKGSGGARWGSKRSPLFVGGGQVFGPTKRNYNQKINKKQKALALSYAINAQAENGSLFVADSIKVESGKTKDAVSIINGLNKRDTLVIVDSIEEKTYLAFRNIKNCYMIEKQEVNAYIVAAYHSVLVEKSVLESLTKEA, from the coding sequence ATGAGTAACGCTGTAGAAGTAAAAGCAAATGAGTTACCAGAATCTTTCAAAGAGATTAACTCACACAATTTATATCTTTATGTTAAATCTTACTTAGCAGCTCAAAGAGCAAACACTGCTAGAGTAAAAAACAGATCTGAAGTAAGCGGTGGTGGTAAAAAACCTAAAGCTCAAAAAGGTTCTGGTGGAGCTAGATGGGGTTCTAAAAGATCACCACTATTCGTTGGTGGGGGTCAAGTATTTGGACCTACAAAAAGAAACTACAATCAAAAAATCAATAAAAAGCAAAAAGCTTTAGCATTAAGTTATGCTATTAACGCTCAAGCTGAAAATGGTTCTTTATTTGTAGCTGATTCAATCAAAGTTGAGTCTGGTAAAACTAAAGATGCGGTTTCAATTATTAATGGACTAAACAAAAGAGATACTCTTGTAATTGTTGATTCAATTGAAGAGAAAACATACTTAGCGTTTAGAAACATTAAAAATTGTTATATGATTGAGAAACAAGAAGTAAATGCTTACATTGTTGCAGCATATCACTCAGTACTAGTTGAAAAATCAGTACTTGAATCATTAACAAAAGAGGCGTAA
- a CDS encoding 50S ribosomal protein L23, whose translation MADITDIKAILYTEKTIELQENGVIVVQTSPRMTKNGLKEVFKEYFGVTPSKINSLRQSGKVKRFRGRPGRRPDFKKFYVTLPEGAEIANLSA comes from the coding sequence ATGGCAGATATTACAGATATTAAAGCAATATTATATACAGAAAAGACAATCGAGCTTCAAGAAAATGGTGTAATCGTTGTTCAAACTAGTCCAAGAATGACTAAAAACGGTTTAAAAGAAGTATTTAAAGAGTATTTTGGAGTAACACCTTCAAAAATCAATTCTTTAAGACAAAGTGGTAAAGTGAAAAGATTTAGAGGAAGACCTGGTAGAAGACCTGACTTCAAAAAATTCTATGTTACATTACCTGAAGGCGCTGAAATAGCGAACCTATCAGCTTAA
- the rplB gene encoding 50S ribosomal protein L2: MAIKKFRPITPARRFMSVMDTSDITSKPTVRSLLVKVKANAGRNNNGRITSRHKEAGAKKLYRIIDFKRNKFGVEGTVSTIEYDPYRNCRICLVTYLDGDKRYIIQPSGLKVGDKVQAAESGLDIIPGNAMRLQSIPVGTMVHNVELKPGKGAQFARSAGAYAQIMGREGKYIILRMPSGEMRKILGVCMATIGVVGNEDFSNMVVGKAGRTRHLGIRPQTRGSAMNPIDHPHGGGEGKTNSGRHPVTPWGMPTKGYKTRKKKASDKLIISKRKK; encoded by the coding sequence ATGGCAATTAAAAAATTTAGACCAATAACTCCTGCTAGAAGATTTATGTCTGTTATGGACACTTCTGATATTACTTCTAAACCAACAGTAAGATCTTTACTTGTAAAAGTTAAAGCTAATGCTGGTAGAAATAATAACGGTAGAATTACTTCAAGACACAAAGAAGCAGGTGCTAAAAAATTATATAGAATTATTGATTTCAAAAGAAACAAATTTGGTGTAGAAGGAACTGTATCAACTATTGAGTACGATCCATACAGAAACTGTAGAATTTGTTTAGTTACTTATTTAGATGGAGATAAAAGATATATTATTCAACCATCTGGATTAAAAGTTGGAGATAAAGTACAAGCTGCTGAGTCAGGACTTGATATTATCCCAGGTAATGCAATGAGACTTCAATCTATTCCTGTAGGTACTATGGTTCATAATGTTGAACTTAAACCTGGAAAAGGTGCACAATTTGCAAGATCTGCTGGTGCTTATGCTCAAATCATGGGTAGAGAAGGTAAATATATTATCTTAAGAATGCCTTCTGGTGAAATGAGAAAAATTTTAGGTGTTTGTATGGCAACAATTGGTGTTGTTGGAAATGAAGATTTTTCAAACATGGTAGTAGGTAAAGCTGGTAGAACTAGACACCTTGGTATTAGACCACAAACTAGAGGTTCTGCAATGAACCCAATTGATCACCCTCATGGTGGTGGTGAAGGTAAAACTAACTCAGGAAGACATCCAGTTACTCCTTGGGGTATGCCAACTAAAGGTTATAAAACTAGAAAGAAAAAAGCTAGTGACAAATTAATCATTTCAAAAAGAAAGAAGTAA
- the rpsS gene encoding 30S ribosomal protein S19 — protein sequence MARSIKKGPFVDAHLMKKVIKATEANDKKPIKTWSRRSMVLPDMIGLTFNVHNGRNFVPVLITENHVGYKLGEFAPTRTFKGHKGSVQRKV from the coding sequence ATGGCAAGATCAATAAAAAAAGGTCCATTTGTAGACGCACACTTAATGAAAAAAGTTATCAAAGCTACTGAAGCTAATGATAAAAAACCAATTAAAACATGGTCAAGAAGATCAATGGTTTTACCTGATATGATTGGTTTAACATTTAATGTGCATAATGGTAGAAACTTTGTACCAGTTTTAATTACAGAAAACCATGTTGGTTACAAATTAGGTGAATTTGCTCCAACTAGAACATTTAAAGGGCACAAAGGTTCTGTGCAAAGAAAGGTGTAA
- the rplV gene encoding 50S ribosomal protein L22, whose protein sequence is MGKAVLKFIRLSPTKARLIAREVQGMNAEYAIASLEFTPNKAAGVISKVIASAVANAGLEPEDAVITSARVDKGPVLKRYTPRARGSASPKHRPTAHIMIEVAAAEKGDK, encoded by the coding sequence ATGGGAAAAGCAGTATTAAAATTTATTAGACTTTCTCCAACTAAAGCTAGACTTATTGCTAGAGAAGTACAAGGGATGAATGCTGAGTATGCAATTGCATCTTTAGAGTTTACTCCTAACAAAGCGGCTGGTGTTATTTCAAAAGTTATTGCTTCGGCTGTAGCAAATGCTGGTTTAGAACCAGAAGACGCAGTTATTACAAGTGCAAGAGTTGATAAAGGTCCTGTACTTAAAAGATATACACCTAGAGCAAGAGGTAGTGCATCACCAAAACATAGACCAACTGCACACATTATGATTGAAGTAGCGGCTGCTGAAAAAGGAGACAAGTAA
- the rpsC gene encoding 30S ribosomal protein S3 produces MGQKVNPIGLRLGINRNWESRWFPKFSNMPANVAEDDKIRKYVKKELYYAGVAQTIVERTAKKVRVTIVAARPGIIIGKKGADVEKLKNNLSALVGKEIAVNIKEERKPQLSGQLSAENVAQQLERRVAFRRAMKRVMQNALKSGAKGIKVSVSGRLGGAEMARTEWYLEGRVPLHTLRARIDYGFAEAHTTYGCIGIKVWIFKGEVLAKGIPAEKDTASKPQKRRPAKRRGK; encoded by the coding sequence ATGGGTCAAAAAGTTAATCCAATAGGTTTAAGATTAGGTATCAATAGAAACTGGGAATCTAGATGGTTTCCTAAATTTTCAAATATGCCTGCTAACGTTGCTGAAGATGATAAAATCAGAAAATACGTTAAAAAAGAGTTATACTATGCTGGTGTTGCTCAAACAATCGTTGAAAGAACTGCAAAAAAAGTTAGAGTTACTATCGTTGCAGCTAGACCTGGTATCATCATTGGTAAAAAAGGTGCTGACGTTGAAAAATTAAAAAACAATCTTTCTGCTTTAGTTGGTAAAGAGATTGCTGTTAATATTAAAGAAGAGAGAAAACCACAACTTTCTGGTCAACTTTCTGCTGAAAACGTTGCGCAACAATTAGAAAGAAGAGTTGCATTTAGAAGAGCTATGAAAAGAGTTATGCAAAATGCTCTTAAATCTGGTGCTAAAGGTATTAAAGTTTCTGTTTCTGGTAGACTTGGTGGAGCTGAAATGGCTAGAACTGAGTGGTACTTAGAGGGTAGAGTTCCTTTACATACTTTAAGAGCTAGAATTGATTATGGTTTTGCAGAAGCTCATACAACTTATGGTTGTATTGGTATTAAAGTTTGGATCTTCAAAGGTGAGGTACTTGCTAAAGGTATTCCTGCTGAAAAAGATACTGCTTCTAAACCACAAAAAAGAAGACCAGCTAAAAGAAGAGGTAAGTAA
- the rplP gene encoding 50S ribosomal protein L16 produces MLMPKRMKYRKYQKGRNRGKAHRGNSLAYGEFGIKALEHGRIDSRQIEAARIAMTRAIKRQGKVWIMVFPDKPLTAKPLETRMGKGKGAIDKWVMNIKPGRVCFEMAGVAEGLAKDALALAQHKLPFKTKIVSRESENELF; encoded by the coding sequence ATGTTAATGCCTAAAAGAATGAAATACAGAAAATACCAAAAAGGTAGAAACAGAGGTAAGGCTCATAGAGGTAACTCTTTAGCTTACGGTGAATTTGGTATTAAAGCTTTAGAGCACGGAAGAATTGATTCAAGACAAATCGAAGCTGCCAGAATTGCAATGACAAGAGCAATTAAAAGACAAGGTAAAGTTTGGATTATGGTATTCCCAGATAAACCACTTACTGCTAAACCACTTGAAACAAGAATGGGTAAAGGTAAAGGTGCTATCGATAAATGGGTTATGAATATTAAGCCAGGTAGAGTATGCTTCGAGATGGCAGGTGTTGCTGAAGGATTAGCAAAAGACGCTTTAGCTTTAGCACAACATAAGTTACCATTCAAAACTAAAATTGTAAGTAGAGAAAGTGAAAATGAATTATTCTGA
- the rpmC gene encoding 50S ribosomal protein L29, whose product MNYSDLNEKSLQELNELLKEKKVLLFELKAKLKTMQLTNTSELRACKKDIAKIQTAITAAKAN is encoded by the coding sequence ATGAATTATTCTGATTTAAATGAGAAAAGCTTACAAGAGCTAAATGAGTTATTAAAAGAGAAAAAGGTGCTTCTTTTTGAATTAAAAGCTAAGCTAAAAACTATGCAGTTAACTAATACTTCTGAATTAAGAGCGTGCAAAAAAGATATCGCTAAAATTCAAACAGCTATAACTGCTGCAAAAGCTAACTAA
- the rpsQ gene encoding 30S ribosomal protein S17, giving the protein MTHKREIQGVVVKKAGDKTASVLVTRYVLHPKYHKTVKRFKKYLVHDERNELNEGDTVIAVECRPLSKTKSFRLKKIVATGVK; this is encoded by the coding sequence ATGACACATAAAAGAGAGATTCAAGGTGTAGTGGTAAAAAAAGCTGGAGATAAAACAGCATCTGTATTAGTTACAAGATACGTTTTACACCCAAAATACCACAAGACTGTAAAGAGATTTAAAAAATACTTAGTTCATGATGAAAGAAACGAATTAAATGAAGGTGATACTGTAATCGCTGTTGAGTGTAGACCTTTATCAAAAACAAAATCTTTCAGATTAAAGAAAATTGTAGCTACAGGAGTTAAATAA
- the rplN gene encoding 50S ribosomal protein L14 — protein MIQSFTRLNVADNTGAKEIMCIKVLGGSKRRYASVGDVIVASVKKALPTGKVKKGAVVKAVVVRTHKEVQRENGSLIRFDDNAAVILDAKKDPIGTRIFGPVAREVRYAGFMKIVSLAPEVL, from the coding sequence ATGATTCAAAGTTTTACTAGATTAAATGTAGCTGATAACACTGGTGCTAAAGAGATCATGTGTATTAAAGTTTTAGGTGGGTCTAAAAGAAGATATGCATCTGTAGGTGACGTTATTGTTGCTTCTGTTAAAAAAGCTTTACCAACTGGTAAAGTTAAAAAAGGTGCTGTTGTTAAAGCTGTTGTTGTAAGAACTCACAAAGAAGTTCAAAGAGAAAACGGGTCTTTAATTAGATTTGACGACAATGCTGCAGTTATCCTTGATGCTAAAAAAGATCCAATTGGAACAAGAATTTTTGGACCAGTTGCAAGAGAAGTTAGATACGCAGGTTTCATGAAAATTGTTTCACTTGCTCCGGAGGTACTATAA
- the rplX gene encoding 50S ribosomal protein L24, protein MAVKLKIKKGDTVKIIAGDDKGKTGEVLAVIPSTRQVIVKDCKVAKKTVKPDQEKNPEGGFVNKEMPIDISNVAKVEGE, encoded by the coding sequence ATGGCTGTTAAGTTAAAAATCAAAAAAGGTGATACTGTAAAAATTATCGCTGGTGATGATAAAGGTAAAACTGGAGAAGTTTTAGCTGTTATCCCTTCAACAAGACAAGTAATTGTTAAAGATTGTAAAGTAGCTAAAAAAACAGTTAAACCTGATCAAGAGAAAAACCCAGAAGGTGGTTTTGTAAACAAAGAGATGCCTATTGATATCTCAAATGTAGCAAAAGTAGAAGGTGAGTAA
- the rplE gene encoding 50S ribosomal protein L5, whose product MAARLLERYNAEIKPTLESEFPKNKMLTAKLEKVVISVGAGEAMKDSKLMQNIQDTISLISGQRAVQVIAKKSVAGFKVREGSPVGVKVTLRGERMYEFLDKLCSIALPRVKDFRGLNRNGFDGRGNFNFGLDEQLMFPEVVYDNIIKTHGMNISISTSADNDQEAYRLLELVGVPFTKGRA is encoded by the coding sequence ATGGCAGCAAGATTATTAGAAAGATATAATGCAGAAATCAAACCAACTTTAGAATCAGAGTTTCCTAAAAACAAAATGTTAACTGCTAAGTTAGAAAAAGTAGTTATCTCTGTTGGTGCTGGTGAAGCTATGAAAGATAGTAAATTAATGCAAAACATTCAAGATACTATCTCTTTAATCTCTGGTCAAAGAGCAGTTCAAGTTATTGCTAAGAAATCAGTTGCTGGTTTTAAAGTAAGAGAAGGTTCTCCTGTTGGTGTTAAAGTAACTCTTAGAGGTGAAAGAATGTATGAATTTTTAGATAAATTATGTTCAATCGCATTACCAAGAGTAAAAGACTTTAGAGGTTTAAATAGAAACGGTTTTGATGGTAGAGGTAACTTCAACTTTGGTTTAGATGAGCAATTAATGTTCCCAGAAGTTGTGTATGATAACATTATCAAAACACATGGTATGAATATTTCAATTTCAACATCTGCTGATAACGATCAAGAAGCTTACAGATTATTAGAGCTTGTTGGAGTTCCATTTACTAAAGGAAGAGCGTAA
- a CDS encoding type Z 30S ribosomal protein S14 yields MAKKSMIAKQKRTPKFSSRAYTRCSVCGRPHSVYRDFGLCRVCLRKMANEGLLPGVKKSSW; encoded by the coding sequence ATGGCAAAGAAATCTATGATTGCTAAACAAAAGAGAACTCCTAAGTTCTCTTCAAGAGCATATACAAGATGTTCAGTATGTGGTAGACCACATTCAGTATACAGAGATTTTGGTCTTTGTAGAGTTTGTTTAAGAAAAATGGCTAACGAGGGATTACTTCCTGGCGTTAAAAAATCTAGTTGGTAG
- the rpsH gene encoding 30S ribosomal protein S8, with the protein MMNDLIADALTRIRNAALRKLEVATLLHSNTVVGILTVLEKKEYIEGFKVVDGENNKKTVQVTLKYDDNEKSVINELTRVSTPGRRVYKNASEIKSFKNGYGTIIVSTNKGVIANDEAYAANVGGEVLCTVW; encoded by the coding sequence ATGATGAATGATTTAATCGCAGATGCTTTAACTAGAATTAGAAATGCTGCACTTAGAAAATTAGAAGTTGCAACATTATTACATTCTAATACAGTAGTTGGAATCTTGACAGTACTTGAAAAGAAAGAGTACATTGAAGGATTCAAAGTAGTTGATGGTGAAAACAATAAAAAAACAGTACAAGTTACATTAAAATATGATGATAACGAAAAATCTGTAATCAACGAGTTAACAAGAGTTTCAACTCCAGGAAGAAGAGTTTATAAAAACGCTTCTGAAATCAAAAGTTTCAAAAATGGATATGGTACAATCATTGTTTCTACAAACAAGGGTGTAATTGCTAACGATGAAGCATATGCTGCAAACGTTGGTGGTGAAGTACTATGTACAGTATGGTAG
- the rplF gene encoding 50S ribosomal protein L6 — MSRIGKKPIAIPSGVEVTVDGTVVTVKKGNKAIPVETHGRVGVKIEDNNVVLDRIGEDKESSAFWGTYRALINNAVTGLSEGFTKSLEINGVGYRAAVKGKVLELQLGYSHPINYDIQDGLEISVEKNIIHVKGADKQQVGQAAAIIRGFRKPEPYKGKGVKYTDEHIVRKAGKTAKK, encoded by the coding sequence ATGTCTAGAATTGGAAAAAAACCTATCGCAATTCCATCAGGTGTAGAAGTTACAGTTGATGGTACAGTAGTAACAGTTAAAAAAGGGAATAAAGCTATTCCAGTAGAAACTCACGGAAGAGTTGGTGTTAAAATTGAAGACAATAATGTTGTTTTAGATAGAATTGGTGAAGATAAAGAATCTTCAGCTTTCTGGGGAACATACAGAGCTTTAATCAATAATGCTGTAACTGGTTTATCAGAAGGATTTACTAAATCTTTAGAAATTAACGGTGTTGGTTATAGAGCAGCTGTTAAAGGGAAAGTATTAGAGTTACAATTAGGTTATTCACACCCTATTAACTATGATATTCAAGATGGATTAGAAATTTCTGTTGAGAAAAACATTATTCACGTAAAAGGTGCTGACAAACAACAAGTTGGTCAAGCTGCTGCAATTATTAGAGGCTTTAGAAAACCTGAACCATATAAAGGTAAAGGTGTTAAATATACTGACGAGCATATCGTTAGAAAAGCTGGTAAAACTGCTAAGAAATAA
- the rplR gene encoding 50S ribosomal protein L18: MSRAKDIAKKNSLRAIRKKRVRGNIAKGTAQTPRVTVFKSNKYLSAQAIDDVAGVTLAAVNSKTLGLSVSKDNAVKVAAQFAESLKAAGIEAVIFDRNGYLYHGVVAAFADALRDNGIKL, translated from the coding sequence ATGAGTAGAGCAAAAGATATAGCAAAAAAGAACTCTTTAAGAGCAATCAGAAAAAAAAGAGTTAGAGGAAATATAGCTAAAGGTACTGCACAAACACCTAGAGTAACTGTATTTAAATCAAATAAATATTTAAGTGCACAAGCAATTGATGACGTTGCAGGTGTTACATTAGCAGCAGTTAATTCTAAAACATTAGGACTAAGTGTTAGTAAAGATAACGCAGTTAAAGTTGCAGCACAGTTTGCTGAGAGCTTAAAAGCTGCTGGTATTGAAGCAGTAATATTTGATAGAAATGGATACCTTTATCATGGTGTAGTTGCAGCATTCGCTGACGCACTTAGAGATAATGGTATTAAATTATAA
- the rpsE gene encoding 30S ribosomal protein S5: MAAVNREDFQEAIVKIGRVTKVVKGGRRFRFTALVVVGDKNGTVGFGTGKAKEVPDAIKKALDDAFKSLVKVNIHGTTIAHDIEHKYNSSKILLKPASEGTGLIAGGAARPVLELSGVKDIIAKSLGSNNPNNLVQATVEALARIKG, encoded by the coding sequence ATGGCAGCAGTAAATAGAGAAGATTTTCAAGAAGCAATCGTTAAAATCGGAAGAGTAACAAAAGTTGTAAAAGGTGGTAGAAGATTTAGATTTACAGCTTTAGTTGTTGTTGGAGATAAAAACGGTACAGTTGGGTTTGGTACAGGAAAAGCAAAAGAGGTTCCTGATGCAATTAAAAAAGCATTAGATGATGCATTTAAATCTTTAGTAAAAGTTAACATTCATGGGACAACAATTGCTCATGATATTGAACATAAATATAATTCAAGTAAAATTTTATTAAAACCAGCATCAGAAGGTACAGGGCTTATCGCAGGTGGTGCGGCAAGACCAGTTCTAGAACTTTCTGGAGTTAAAGATATTATTGCAAAATCTTTAGGTTCAAATAATCCAAACAACCTTGTACAAGCTACAGTTGAAGCATTAGCAAGAATTAAAGGATAA